A single window of Acidobacteriota bacterium DNA harbors:
- a CDS encoding Uma2 family endonuclease, translated as MSTTVKPATIEDLYQIPETGKAELVNGALMSMPPTGGDPAQAGFEIAVSLRQYARQTQTGIAVPDNAGFIVDLPHRQSFSPDAAFYIGPNPGMRFYQGAPIFAAEVRSEHDYGEKAEERIQTKRQDYFAAGTLVVWDIDLLGIDVVKVYRADTPDQPTIYHRGDLAEAEPAVPGWTFEVDALFEK; from the coding sequence ATGAGTACCACGGTCAAACCTGCCACGATTGAAGACCTGTATCAAATTCCCGAAACCGGCAAAGCCGAACTTGTGAATGGAGCGTTGATGTCTATGCCACCGACCGGAGGTGACCCGGCACAAGCTGGCTTTGAAATTGCAGTTTCGTTGCGCCAGTATGCTCGCCAAACCCAAACTGGGATTGCCGTTCCGGATAATGCCGGGTTTATTGTGGATTTGCCCCATCGTCAGTCTTTTAGCCCTGATGCGGCTTTCTACATTGGTCCAAATCCAGGGATGCGGTTTTATCAAGGAGCGCCGATTTTTGCGGCTGAAGTCCGGAGTGAACATGATTATGGGGAAAAAGCTGAGGAACGAATACAAACCAAACGCCAGGATTACTTTGCCGCTGGAACCCTTGTGGTGTGGGACATTGATTTACTCGGCATAGATGTGGTGAAAGTCTATCGCGCAGACACCCCTGACCAACCCACCATCTACCACCGAGGAGATCTGGCTGAGGCCGAACCCGCTGTCCCCGGCTGGACATTTGAAGTTGACGCCTTGTTTGAAAAGTAA
- the tnpA gene encoding IS200/IS605 family transposase: MSSTHFSLYYHIVFGTKHRQPFISQDWRPRLHAFLGGAIRTPGGVAETIGGTADHVHLLITLRTTHRLADVMRDLKHSSSQWVHETLHIRNFGWQDGYGVFTVSPTNIDKVKS; encoded by the coding sequence ATGTCTTCAACCCATTTTAGTCTGTATTACCATATTGTATTCGGCACCAAACACCGTCAACCGTTCATTTCCCAGGATTGGAGACCTCGACTTCATGCCTTCCTCGGTGGTGCCATTCGAACACCTGGTGGGGTTGCGGAAACCATTGGAGGAACTGCGGATCACGTTCACCTTTTGATTACCCTGCGAACTACCCACAGGCTCGCTGATGTGATGCGCGATCTGAAACATAGCTCCTCACAGTGGGTCCACGAAACCTTACATATTCGGAATTTTGGATGGCAGGATGGGTACGGAGTTTTTACGGTAAGCCCTACAAATATTGACAAAGTGAAGAGTTAA
- a CDS encoding NUDIX domain-containing protein yields the protein MKELKSCGILLFDSADYERFLLLRHASRYDLPKGHIDRGEDELSCAFRETWEETGIESDQISLDDNFRCEIVYFPKYKRFCYEPVKKTLVMFLGHLTQDVDIDLTEHFSFEWVNWAPPHRIQEQSIDQVLAEVERYFSRRFPFTP from the coding sequence ATGAAAGAACTGAAATCCTGTGGCATTTTGCTGTTTGACTCGGCTGACTACGAACGCTTTTTACTTCTGCGGCACGCCAGCCGGTATGATCTGCCCAAAGGCCACATTGATCGCGGCGAAGATGAACTGAGTTGTGCCTTTCGTGAAACCTGGGAAGAAACCGGAATCGAATCTGATCAAATTTCCCTCGATGACAATTTTCGATGTGAAATTGTGTATTTTCCAAAGTACAAACGCTTTTGTTACGAACCGGTGAAAAAAACCCTGGTGATGTTCCTTGGACATTTGACCCAGGACGTAGACATTGACCTCACCGAACACTTCAGCTTTGAGTGGGTCAATTGGGCACCACCGCATCGGATTCAGGAACAAAGCATTGATCAGGTGCTGGCCGAGGTGGAGCGGTACTTTTCCAGGCGATTTCCATTCACACCATGA
- a CDS encoding sigma-54-dependent Fis family transcriptional regulator, with product MKPPIHHLQHLLESLQSFIEQEDQACRQAAAANLEILGTLQAGSADRRLQHLAKQVKALQKRVALMCEMTTQDYLAKIEQEVQRLQSQVVNRQVNQLVEQVISLHSPEMKVLSEVLMDQLLEGTQAERGFIVFFHPESSEAEIISMRNFQTAHLTAEEYRPSRSLLRSVLSDGKSLLFHDISQDINFRQEPSIQNFGLKSVAITPLKKDGRVLGALYLENRNLATAFDAGDLNFLDLAGRLMVFCLHNARLLPILFKENRVRLNDNQFSTDIVGQSPAIIWLQEQIQKVADSQATVLIEGESGTGKELVARALHSHSRRRDRKFIALNCAAIPEQLVESELFGHERGAFTGAFEQHIGFLEQANGGTLFLDEISELPFSLQAKLLRVLQFQEFHRLGGKQVKKVEVRIVAATSKNLKELIDEKKFQEALYYRLNVIPLHVPPLRARKEDIAPLVAHFLKIFGDRYKKTIHLEPGMIEILSEYNFPGNIRELENLVHRLVVFASDNRIAIADLPKEILQIHTQRLKLTATPLYRLLQTPVTDLADIRQRRAQVKQFFAAEERKLVERAIEEANGNVTEAASRLGLHRATLHEILKKTDQG from the coding sequence ATGAAACCCCCGATCCATCACCTCCAACATCTGCTCGAATCATTGCAATCCTTTATCGAGCAGGAAGATCAAGCCTGCCGCCAGGCCGCTGCGGCGAATCTTGAAATCCTGGGAACACTCCAGGCCGGTTCTGCCGACCGACGATTACAGCATCTGGCAAAGCAGGTGAAAGCGCTTCAAAAACGGGTGGCTTTGATGTGTGAGATGACCACTCAGGATTATCTGGCGAAGATTGAGCAGGAAGTTCAACGCCTTCAATCTCAAGTCGTCAACCGACAGGTCAATCAATTAGTTGAGCAGGTGATCAGCCTGCATTCACCGGAAATGAAAGTCCTGAGTGAGGTCTTGATGGATCAATTGCTTGAAGGAACCCAGGCCGAACGCGGGTTCATTGTGTTCTTTCATCCAGAATCAAGTGAAGCCGAAATCATCTCAATGCGGAATTTCCAGACGGCACACCTCACTGCCGAAGAATACCGCCCGAGCCGGAGCCTGCTTCGGTCTGTTTTGAGCGACGGGAAATCGCTCTTATTTCACGATATTTCCCAGGACATCAATTTTCGACAGGAACCGAGCATTCAAAACTTTGGGCTCAAATCAGTGGCGATTACCCCATTGAAAAAAGATGGCCGTGTCCTGGGCGCGCTGTACCTGGAAAACAGGAATCTCGCGACTGCCTTTGATGCCGGGGATCTCAACTTTCTGGATCTGGCTGGGCGACTGATGGTCTTTTGCTTACACAATGCCCGGTTGCTGCCGATTTTATTCAAAGAGAATCGAGTACGGCTCAACGACAACCAGTTTTCAACTGACATCGTCGGCCAATCGCCTGCCATCATCTGGCTTCAGGAACAAATTCAGAAAGTGGCTGACTCTCAGGCTACGGTGTTGATCGAAGGTGAGAGCGGGACTGGAAAGGAGCTGGTCGCACGCGCCTTGCATAGCCATAGCCGTCGCCGGGACCGCAAGTTTATTGCCCTGAACTGTGCCGCAATCCCTGAGCAACTGGTCGAATCCGAGCTTTTTGGGCACGAACGCGGGGCTTTTACCGGGGCCTTTGAACAACACATCGGTTTTTTGGAGCAGGCCAATGGGGGCACGCTGTTTTTGGATGAAATTAGCGAACTCCCCTTTTCACTTCAGGCGAAACTGCTGCGGGTCCTGCAATTTCAGGAATTTCACCGACTGGGAGGAAAACAGGTCAAAAAAGTCGAAGTTCGGATCGTGGCGGCCACCAGTAAAAACCTGAAAGAACTGATTGACGAAAAGAAATTTCAAGAAGCGTTGTACTATCGGCTCAATGTGATTCCACTTCACGTCCCACCACTCAGAGCGCGCAAAGAAGATATTGCGCCGCTGGTAGCTCATTTTCTAAAAATATTCGGAGACCGTTACAAAAAGACGATTCACCTGGAACCAGGGATGATCGAGATTCTGAGTGAATACAATTTTCCGGGCAATATTCGCGAATTGGAAAATCTGGTCCACCGGCTGGTCGTCTTCGCCTCTGATAATCGAATTGCAATTGCCGACCTTCCCAAAGAGATTCTTCAGATTCACACGCAACGACTCAAATTGACGGCAACCCCACTCTACCGCCTGCTGCAAACACCCGTAACGGATTTAGCCGATATCCGCCAGCGACGGGCACAGGTAAAACAGTTTTTTGCTGCCGAAGAGCGCAAACTTGTCGAACGGGCAATTGAGGAAGCCAATGGAAACGTCACTGAAGCCGCCAGCCGATTGGGGCTTCATCGGGCGACGCTGCATGAAATATTGAAGAAAACCGATCAGGGCTGA
- a CDS encoding nuclear transport factor 2 family protein gives MTNLELVQELYTAFGNRDTEAIRRIFHPEIEWIQNEGFPGGGTHHGTDTVLTDVFAKFRLEWETWQAMVTEWLDAGDNIVAIGVYRGTFKTTGRSMEAAFAHIYTVQDGRIVRFRQYTDTLKIAEARQPAASLLEN, from the coding sequence ATGACCAATCTTGAACTGGTTCAGGAACTCTATACCGCCTTTGGAAACCGTGATACGGAAGCCATTCGCCGGATTTTTCATCCAGAGATTGAATGGATTCAAAATGAAGGGTTTCCCGGCGGTGGCACCCATCACGGGACGGACACCGTCCTCACTGATGTGTTTGCCAAATTTCGCCTCGAATGGGAGACCTGGCAGGCGATGGTGACCGAATGGCTTGATGCCGGTGACAACATTGTTGCCATTGGTGTGTATCGGGGGACATTCAAAACGACGGGGCGTTCGATGGAAGCCGCCTTCGCCCACATCTACACCGTGCAGGATGGTCGGATTGTCAGGTTCCGCCAGTACACTGATACACTCAAAATTGCCGAAGCCCGCCAACCAGCAGCTTCACTTTTGGAAAACTGA